In Geotalea uraniireducens, one genomic interval encodes:
- a CDS encoding ABC transporter permease — protein sequence MRAANIFHLGIKELRSLQRDPVMVVLIMYAFTLAIYSAATAAPETLRKAPIAIVDEDRSQLSARIADAFFPPLFLPPVVISPAEMDARMDAGLDTFALGIPPNFQRDLLAGRSPAIQLNVDATRMSQAFTGSSYIQTIVIREINAFLQGYQTRAVPAVDLALRVRFNPELNKSWFGAVMEFVSNIAMLSIVLTGAALIREREHGTVEHLLVMPVTPFELMAGKVWAMAMVVLLSSICSLLFVVQGLLAVPIEGSIVLFMAGTALLLFATTSLGIFLGTVARSMPQFGLLLMLVLLPMEILSGSVTPRESMPEFIQYVMLAAPNTHFVMLAQAILCRGAGMMVVWPQFVALALIGASLFSFSLARFRKTLGTMT from the coding sequence TGATCATGTACGCCTTCACACTGGCAATATATTCGGCGGCCACCGCCGCTCCAGAGACCCTGCGCAAGGCGCCCATCGCCATTGTCGATGAAGACCGCTCCCAGCTCTCCGCCCGCATCGCCGATGCCTTTTTCCCGCCGCTTTTTCTGCCGCCGGTAGTGATCTCCCCTGCCGAGATGGACGCCCGCATGGATGCCGGCCTCGACACGTTTGCCCTCGGCATTCCGCCCAATTTCCAGCGCGATCTGCTCGCCGGCCGCAGTCCGGCCATCCAGCTCAATGTCGATGCCACCCGCATGAGCCAGGCCTTTACCGGCAGCAGCTATATCCAGACCATCGTCATCCGCGAAATAAACGCCTTCCTCCAGGGGTACCAGACACGAGCGGTGCCTGCGGTGGACCTTGCATTGCGGGTCCGCTTCAACCCGGAACTGAACAAGTCTTGGTTCGGAGCCGTGATGGAGTTTGTCAGCAACATCGCCATGCTTTCCATCGTGCTCACCGGCGCGGCGCTGATCAGGGAGCGGGAGCACGGTACGGTGGAGCATCTGCTGGTGATGCCGGTAACCCCCTTCGAGCTCATGGCCGGCAAGGTCTGGGCGATGGCGATGGTGGTGCTGCTCTCCTCGATCTGCTCGTTGCTTTTCGTCGTCCAGGGTCTCCTTGCGGTTCCCATTGAAGGCTCCATCGTACTGTTCATGGCCGGTACCGCGCTACTCCTCTTTGCCACTACCTCGCTGGGGATCTTCCTCGGGACGGTTGCCCGCTCCATGCCGCAGTTCGGCCTGCTGCTGATGCTGGTGCTGCTGCCGATGGAGATCCTGTCGGGGAGCGTTACGCCGCGGGAAAGCATGCCGGAGTTTATTCAGTACGTGATGCTGGCGGCGCCGAACACCCATTTCGTCATGCTTGCCCAAGCCATCCTCTGCCGCGGAGCGGGGATGATGGTTGTCTGGCCACAATTCGTCGCCCTCGCCCTGATTGGCGCAAGCCTTTTTTCCTTTTCCCTGGCGCGCTTTCGCAAAACCTTGGGAACGATGACATGA
- a CDS encoding HD domain-containing phosphohydrolase, translating into MTDFHELPPVQVLFVDDEENILKSLRRLLQDEEFEVLTAGSGGAALQLLQEAEHVGLIVSDQRMPGLSGVEFLEQAKSVAPQALRIMLTGYADINATIDAINRGGAYRYITKPWNDDEIVLTIRDAVRHYRLEEENRRLAAIVARQNEELQEWNANLKQRVLEQTTEIRKKHEELQNANERLRESYRNTILAFSRLIELRGKKLQNHSTNVATLALNVAKALGLSAEEAETIHVAAMLHDIGEIGIPEAILHKLPEEMTPTELAEYQRHAVRGQTAIDAMEDLREAGILIRHHHEYFDGSGFPDRLTGEQIPLGARIIAMADYIDGAMQNLYGTSAMENALWKVGTELGKKLDPGLLPTFRKFLKYVYYAKTEPGGKELAPLGKGDEAEQSAFEQVEKELKPTELEPGLVLAQSIYSGTGMLLLSRGTQLDQAKVAAIQRYYRLDPPTTGIFVWSRQKKQQRH; encoded by the coding sequence ATGACTGATTTTCATGAACTGCCGCCGGTGCAGGTCCTGTTCGTCGACGACGAGGAAAACATCTTGAAATCGCTGCGGCGGCTGCTGCAAGACGAAGAGTTCGAGGTGCTGACCGCTGGCTCGGGGGGGGCGGCGCTGCAGCTGCTCCAGGAAGCGGAACATGTCGGGCTGATTGTCTCGGACCAGCGGATGCCGGGTCTGTCGGGAGTCGAGTTCCTCGAACAAGCGAAAAGCGTTGCCCCGCAGGCACTACGGATCATGCTCACCGGCTATGCCGATATCAACGCCACCATCGACGCCATCAACCGGGGGGGCGCCTACCGATACATCACCAAGCCGTGGAACGACGACGAAATCGTCCTGACCATCCGCGATGCGGTGCGCCACTACCGGCTCGAAGAAGAGAACCGCCGGCTGGCGGCGATCGTCGCCCGGCAGAACGAGGAGCTCCAGGAGTGGAATGCCAATCTCAAGCAGCGGGTGCTGGAGCAAACCACCGAAATCCGCAAAAAGCACGAAGAGCTGCAAAACGCCAATGAACGGTTGCGGGAGAGTTACCGGAACACTATTTTGGCCTTCTCCCGGCTCATCGAGCTGCGCGGCAAGAAACTCCAGAATCACAGCACCAATGTGGCAACCCTGGCGCTGAACGTTGCCAAGGCGCTCGGCCTGTCGGCCGAGGAGGCGGAGACGATCCACGTTGCCGCCATGCTCCACGACATCGGCGAAATCGGCATCCCGGAAGCGATCCTGCACAAATTGCCCGAGGAGATGACGCCGACGGAACTGGCCGAATACCAGCGGCATGCCGTTCGCGGCCAGACAGCCATCGACGCCATGGAGGACCTGCGGGAGGCCGGCATCCTGATCCGCCATCACCACGAGTATTTCGACGGCAGCGGATTTCCCGACCGGCTGACCGGAGAGCAGATTCCGCTCGGCGCGCGGATCATCGCCATGGCCGACTATATCGACGGGGCGATGCAGAACCTCTACGGCACGAGCGCCATGGAGAACGCCCTCTGGAAGGTCGGCACGGAGCTGGGCAAGAAGCTCGATCCGGGCCTGCTGCCGACGTTCCGGAAATTCCTCAAATATGTCTATTACGCCAAAACGGAGCCGGGAGGGAAAGAGCTGGCGCCGCTCGGCAAAGGCGACGAGGCGGAGCAGAGCGCCTTCGAGCAGGTGGAAAAGGAGCTCAAGCCGACGGAACTCGAACCGGGGCTAGTCCTGGCGCAGAGCATCTACAGCGGCACCGGGATGCTCCTCCTCAGCCGGGGAACCCAACTCGACCAGGCAAAAGTGGCGGCTATCCAGCGTTACTACCGCCTCGATCCACCGACCACCGGAATCTTCGTCTGGTCACGGCAGAAAAAACAGCAGCGACACTAA
- a CDS encoding PAS domain S-box protein has protein sequence MSGNARRPPRLLRPLSLFFVTLLIVFGIETVVMFLISVILPGSDTPLKNFADSCLLVLFSAPFVWRLVVRPLRAAALSEVTRAQAPLEHIIDAVICFDTTGAITSVNAAAGKLFGYPDPEILGQQINRLIPDLADRRELPTHTGNQAAPNFRLDTETTGRHRDGHLFPAEIYLSTIRVANRLSFVAIVHDIGERKDMEQALARQRDLSLRLVQYCAVPCFVLAPDHTVLVWNKACEELTGIKAATMLGTSDHWQAFYPQQRPTLADLVISDDRQDITHLYEKHARSPFVEGGLQGEGWYHNVGSKERYLFFDAGPVRNDNGELLAVIETLEDITDRKMTEEALRTSEDKFNRAFHASPDGIAISRKADGVIIDVNEAFTTILGYARDEVLGRSAGEIGLWVNSDERTRMIEQVERVGRVRDLEIRLRAKTGGVRTLLCSVDQLQLNGEACLIIIERDITAQKENERLLLKSKAELTVRHEQLTALFNQVETVKREWERTMDCINDMVILLDRQGKVKRCNRATAEFAGIPYEELLGADWQEAIKLPGISAATLADRGGEIYHEQLNRWFNLTCYPLGDDGAAEESGVVITIHDATETKQASMAVEQAYTELKEAQAQILQREKMASIGQLAAGIAHEINNPTGFIMSNLGTLGKYQERLAAFLEAQSSALAATAAGGEDELAPLRRQLKIDHILADIPSLIAESLDGAERVKKIVQDLKSFSRVDEADCKMANIVDCLESTINIVWNELKYKATLHKEYGELPPLRCYPQQLNQVFMNLLVNASHAIDKQGEITVRTWCEENNACIAIADTGCGIPEAIRSRIFEPFFTTKEVGKGTGLGLSISYDIIKKHGGDISLESEVGRGTTFTIRLPLDGIAKCHAPDQRENSPAGA, from the coding sequence ATGAGCGGAAACGCCCGCCGCCCGCCGCGGCTTCTCAGACCATTGAGCCTGTTTTTCGTGACGCTGCTGATCGTTTTCGGCATCGAAACCGTCGTCATGTTCCTGATTTCCGTCATCCTGCCCGGTTCCGACACCCCACTGAAAAATTTTGCCGACTCCTGTCTGCTGGTGCTCTTCAGCGCCCCCTTCGTCTGGAGACTGGTCGTCCGCCCGCTCCGGGCGGCGGCCCTTTCCGAAGTCACCCGGGCTCAGGCGCCGCTGGAGCATATTATCGACGCGGTGATCTGTTTCGACACTACCGGGGCGATCACGTCGGTCAACGCGGCGGCGGGAAAATTGTTCGGTTATCCGGACCCCGAAATTCTCGGCCAGCAAATCAACCGACTGATCCCCGACCTGGCGGACCGGCGTGAGCTCCCTACCCACACCGGCAACCAGGCGGCACCGAATTTCCGCCTCGACACCGAAACGACCGGTCGGCACCGGGATGGCCACCTCTTCCCGGCGGAAATTTACCTTAGTACCATCAGGGTGGCAAACCGGCTGTCGTTCGTGGCAATCGTCCACGACATCGGCGAACGGAAGGATATGGAACAGGCGCTGGCCCGGCAGCGCGATCTCTCATTACGGCTCGTCCAGTACTGTGCCGTCCCCTGTTTCGTCCTCGCCCCCGACCATACGGTGCTGGTCTGGAACAAGGCCTGCGAAGAACTGACCGGGATCAAGGCCGCCACGATGCTCGGTACCAGTGACCACTGGCAGGCATTTTACCCTCAGCAGCGGCCGACCCTCGCCGATCTGGTCATCAGCGACGACCGACAGGATATTACCCACCTTTACGAAAAACATGCCCGATCGCCGTTTGTCGAAGGCGGGCTGCAGGGTGAAGGGTGGTATCACAACGTGGGGAGCAAGGAGCGCTACCTGTTCTTCGACGCCGGGCCCGTGCGCAACGACAACGGGGAACTGTTGGCGGTCATCGAAACCCTGGAAGATATTACTGATCGAAAGATGACCGAGGAGGCGCTCCGGACCTCGGAAGACAAGTTCAACCGGGCCTTCCACGCCAGTCCCGACGGAATTGCCATCAGCCGCAAGGCCGACGGGGTGATCATCGACGTCAACGAGGCGTTCACGACGATCCTCGGGTATGCGCGGGACGAGGTTCTCGGCCGCTCGGCCGGAGAGATCGGCCTGTGGGTCAACAGTGACGAACGGACCCGGATGATCGAGCAGGTCGAACGGGTCGGCCGGGTCCGGGATCTGGAAATCAGGCTCCGCGCCAAAACGGGGGGGGTCCGCACCCTGCTCTGCTCAGTAGACCAGTTGCAGTTGAACGGCGAAGCATGCCTGATCATCATCGAGCGGGATATCACCGCCCAGAAGGAAAACGAACGGCTGCTGCTGAAGAGCAAGGCGGAGCTGACCGTCCGGCACGAACAGCTGACCGCCCTCTTCAACCAGGTCGAGACGGTCAAACGGGAGTGGGAACGGACCATGGACTGCATCAACGACATGGTCATCCTTCTCGATCGCCAAGGGAAAGTGAAACGGTGCAACCGGGCCACTGCAGAGTTCGCGGGGATTCCCTACGAAGAGTTGCTCGGCGCCGATTGGCAGGAAGCGATCAAGCTACCGGGCATATCGGCCGCGACCCTCGCTGATCGCGGCGGCGAGATTTACCACGAGCAGCTGAACCGCTGGTTCAACCTCACCTGCTACCCGCTGGGAGACGACGGCGCCGCGGAAGAATCCGGCGTCGTCATCACCATCCATGACGCCACCGAAACGAAACAGGCCTCGATGGCAGTGGAACAGGCCTACACGGAGCTGAAAGAAGCCCAGGCGCAGATTCTGCAGCGGGAAAAGATGGCCTCGATCGGCCAGCTGGCCGCCGGCATCGCCCATGAGATCAACAACCCGACCGGTTTCATCATGAGCAACCTCGGCACCCTCGGCAAATACCAGGAGCGGCTGGCCGCCTTCCTAGAGGCCCAGAGCTCGGCGCTGGCTGCCACGGCAGCCGGTGGGGAGGATGAACTGGCGCCGCTGCGCCGGCAGCTCAAGATCGATCACATCCTCGCCGACATCCCGAGCCTGATCGCCGAGTCCCTCGACGGCGCCGAGCGGGTGAAGAAGATCGTCCAGGACCTGAAGAGCTTTTCCCGGGTGGACGAGGCTGACTGCAAGATGGCCAACATCGTCGACTGCCTGGAAAGCACCATCAATATCGTCTGGAACGAACTGAAGTACAAGGCGACCCTGCACAAGGAGTATGGCGAGCTGCCGCCGCTCCGCTGTTACCCGCAACAGCTGAACCAGGTCTTCATGAACCTGCTGGTCAACGCCTCGCACGCCATCGACAAGCAGGGGGAGATCACCGTACGCACCTGGTGCGAAGAGAATAACGCCTGCATCGCCATTGCCGATACCGGCTGCGGAATTCCGGAAGCGATCCGCAGCCGAATCTTCGAGCCATTCTTCACCACCAAGGAAGTGGGCAAAGGAACCGGGCTCGGCCTGAGCATCAGCTACGACATCATCAAGAAACACGGCGGCGACATCTCCCTGGAGAGTGAGGTCGGCAGGGGGACTACTTTCACCATCCGGCTGCCGCTGGACGGGATCGCCAAGTGTCACGCCCCGGATCAGCGGGAAAATTCGCCGGCCGGGGCATAA
- the atzF gene encoding allophanate hydrolase, whose product MKIGDLLGQYRRGALTPRRMIDDVMARIAANRDSNSWLHLLERQELYRYADRLATLAPDSLPLYGVPFAIKDNIDLGGAPTTAACPAYRYLPERSAFVVQRLIDAGAIPIGKTNLDQFATGLVGTRSPHGTARNPYHADYIPGGSSSGSAAAVAAGEVAFALGTDTAGSGRVPAAFTNLFGVKPTRGLLSTDGVVPACRSLDCVSIFARDAADSGRVLAAAAGYDPADPWSRREAPVAERAGQWPFVFGVPRPEQLRFFGNSEYERLFATAVDRLEDLGGHKREIDFDPFAAAARLLYEGPWVAERYAALAEFIARHPEEFFPVTYEIIAGGTAASAVDAFRGMYRLQELRRQSETVWGEIDCLVTPTAGTIYRIDEVVADPLRLNANLGYYTNFMNLLDLAALAVPAGFTTAGLPFGITLAAPAFSDYRLLQLGERFAAAAADAPLEIAVCGAHMRGLPLNRQLVELGGRFLRADRTAPAYRLFALATDPPKPGLLRSAAGGAAIELEVWQLPAAGLGRFLAAIPAPLGLGKVELADGRQVTGFLVEAAAVTDAREITACGGWRRFIS is encoded by the coding sequence ATGAAAATCGGTGACTTGTTGGGCCAGTACCGGCGCGGCGCATTGACCCCCCGGAGGATGATCGATGACGTCATGGCACGGATCGCCGCCAACCGCGACAGCAACAGCTGGCTCCATCTGCTGGAGCGGCAGGAGCTCTACCGCTACGCCGACCGCCTGGCGACACTGGCGCCGGACAGCCTCCCGCTCTACGGTGTGCCCTTTGCGATCAAGGACAACATCGACCTCGGGGGGGCACCGACCACCGCTGCCTGCCCCGCCTACCGCTACCTGCCGGAGCGCTCCGCTTTCGTCGTCCAGCGGCTGATCGATGCCGGGGCAATTCCGATCGGCAAGACCAATCTGGACCAGTTCGCCACCGGGCTGGTCGGCACCCGCTCACCCCATGGCACCGCCCGCAACCCCTACCACGCCGACTACATCCCCGGCGGCTCCAGCTCCGGCTCGGCAGCGGCAGTGGCAGCCGGCGAAGTCGCCTTCGCTCTCGGCACCGACACCGCCGGCTCCGGCCGGGTGCCGGCCGCTTTCACCAACCTGTTCGGGGTCAAGCCGACCCGGGGATTGTTGAGTACCGACGGGGTGGTCCCGGCCTGCCGCAGCCTCGACTGCGTGTCGATCTTCGCCCGGGATGCCGCCGACAGCGGGCGGGTCCTGGCAGCTGCCGCCGGTTACGATCCGGCCGACCCCTGGTCACGCCGGGAAGCGCCGGTTGCGGAACGAGCCGGCCAATGGCCGTTCGTCTTCGGCGTTCCACGACCGGAGCAGCTCCGCTTCTTCGGCAACAGCGAGTACGAGCGGCTCTTTGCCACAGCCGTCGACCGTCTGGAAGACCTCGGCGGACACAAGCGGGAGATCGACTTCGACCCCTTCGCCGCCGCCGCCCGGCTCCTCTACGAAGGTCCATGGGTGGCCGAGCGGTACGCCGCCCTGGCAGAATTCATTGCCCGACACCCTGAAGAGTTCTTTCCGGTTACTTACGAGATCATTGCCGGCGGCACTGCCGCCTCGGCCGTGGATGCCTTCCGGGGAATGTACCGGCTGCAGGAACTTCGTCGCCAGAGCGAAACCGTCTGGGGAGAGATCGACTGCCTCGTTACGCCGACCGCCGGCACCATTTACCGGATCGACGAGGTAGTCGCCGACCCCCTCCGGCTCAACGCCAACCTCGGCTACTACACCAATTTCATGAACCTGCTCGACCTGGCGGCGCTGGCAGTGCCGGCCGGCTTCACCACTGCCGGCCTCCCCTTCGGGATCACCTTGGCCGCCCCGGCATTCAGCGATTATCGCCTGCTGCAGCTCGGCGAGCGGTTCGCCGCCGCCGCTGCCGATGCCCCGCTGGAAATCGCCGTCTGCGGCGCCCACATGCGCGGCCTCCCCCTCAACCGGCAGCTGGTCGAGCTGGGCGGCCGCTTCCTCCGCGCCGATCGGACCGCCCCCGCCTACCGGCTGTTCGCCCTGGCCACCGACCCGCCGAAGCCGGGACTGTTGCGCAGTGCCGCGGGCGGTGCCGCCATCGAACTGGAAGTCTGGCAACTCCCCGCCGCCGGCCTCGGACGTTTTCTGGCCGCTATCCCGGCACCGCTCGGCCTCGGTAAGGTAGAGCTGGCCGACGGTCGCCAGGTGACGGGGTTTCTCGTCGAAGCAGCCGCCGTGACCGACGCCCGGGAAATTACCGCCTGCGGCGGCTGGCGGCGCTTCATCTCCTGA
- the uca gene encoding urea carboxylase yields MFEKVLIANRGEIACRLIRTLRRLGVTTVAVYSAADADARHVIEADEAYLLGDAAPAVSYLNGERILQLARQCGARAIHPGYGFLSENPAFAEACRQEGIVFIGPEPETMRAFGLKHRARELAEQSGVPLLPGSGILADAPRATAEAARIGYPVMLKSTAGGGGIGMALCHDEGELLAAFARIGRLAENNFKECGLFLEKYVARARHVEVQIFGDGRGAALTLGTRDCSVQRRNQKVIEETPAPGLTAEQQERLCDAARRLAAAARYSSAGTVEFVLDTASGDFYFLEVNTRLQVEHTVTEEVYGIDLVEWMVRQACGELPPLAELAPQSAGCAIQVRLYAEDPGKNFQPAAGVLTEVHFPETARCDGWVERGTSVTAYYDPLLAKLIVAGRDRAEALERLQRALAETRLAGIETNLEYLRQIVADRRFAAGDLFTRLLDTLEYRAATIEVLAPGTCSTIQDYPGRTGYWEVGVPPSGPMDSLSFRLGNRLLGNPEQAAGLELTITGPTLLFNTATAICLTGAPMPATLDGIAIPFWSVVPVAAGATLKLGAITGPGQRSYLTIRGGFDVPDYLGSKSTFTLGEFGGHGGRALRTGDVLHVLPAAAPASPAVLAEPLRPTLTGNWELGVLYGPHGAPDFFTEEDIATFFATDWEVHYNSARTGVRLIGPKPLWARSDGGEAGLHPSNIHDNAYAIGTIDFTGDMPIILGPDGPSLGGFVCPATVVQAELWKVGQLKPGDRVRFRRISQRDAEALERHQDELLHTLTPAPRPSLDGPVAVATSGPVVATLPAVDGRPAVVYRRSGDKYLLIEYGEPRIDLTYRFRAQALMEWLRDRLPAGVIDLTPGIRSLQVHYDNRQLPLDRLLAQLAAAEESLPSLDDLVLPSRIVHLPLSWDDQATRLAIEKYDQSVRKDAPWCPSNIEFIRRINGLASVTEVQEILFSAHYLVMGLGDVYLGAPVATPLDPRQRLVTTKYNPARTWTPENAVGIGGAYLCVYGMEGPGGYQFVGRTVQMWNRYRQTREFEAGKPWLLRHFDQLRFYPVSHEELLRLRRDFINGTFSLRIEETTLSLRDYRRFQETHRDEIAAAKERQARAFEEERQRWEESGQAHFISESADCLESIAEGEVAAGCEPVATPVAGVVWKIAVRPGDTVREGECVAIMESMKMETAILATCSGTVEQLFCTENAYLNAGRPLLSICPE; encoded by the coding sequence ATGTTCGAAAAAGTGCTCATTGCCAACCGCGGCGAGATCGCCTGCCGCCTCATCCGCACCCTCCGCCGGCTCGGCGTGACCACGGTGGCGGTCTACTCCGCGGCCGACGCCGACGCCCGGCACGTCATCGAGGCGGACGAGGCCTACCTGCTCGGCGATGCCGCCCCGGCGGTCAGCTACCTGAACGGCGAGCGGATTCTCCAGCTGGCGCGGCAGTGCGGCGCCCGAGCAATCCACCCCGGCTACGGCTTCCTGAGCGAGAATCCCGCATTCGCCGAGGCCTGCCGGCAGGAGGGAATCGTTTTCATCGGTCCGGAACCGGAAACGATGCGCGCCTTCGGCCTGAAACACCGTGCCCGGGAGCTGGCCGAGCAGAGCGGCGTGCCGCTCCTGCCGGGGAGCGGCATCCTGGCGGACGCCCCCCGGGCAACGGCCGAAGCGGCCCGGATCGGCTACCCGGTGATGCTCAAAAGCACCGCCGGCGGCGGCGGCATCGGCATGGCCCTCTGCCATGACGAAGGAGAACTGCTCGCCGCCTTCGCCCGGATCGGCCGGCTGGCGGAGAACAATTTCAAGGAGTGCGGGCTCTTCCTGGAGAAGTACGTCGCCCGGGCCCGCCACGTCGAGGTACAGATCTTCGGCGACGGCCGGGGCGCGGCCCTCACTCTCGGGACCCGCGACTGCTCGGTCCAGCGGCGCAACCAGAAGGTCATCGAGGAAACTCCGGCGCCGGGGCTGACCGCGGAGCAGCAGGAGCGGCTCTGCGACGCAGCACGGCGGCTGGCGGCCGCAGCCCGCTACTCGTCGGCCGGGACGGTGGAATTCGTTCTCGACACGGCCAGTGGCGACTTCTATTTCCTGGAGGTCAACACCCGCCTCCAGGTGGAGCACACCGTTACCGAGGAGGTATACGGCATCGACCTGGTGGAATGGATGGTCCGTCAAGCCTGCGGCGAACTGCCGCCGCTGGCGGAACTGGCGCCGCAGTCGGCCGGTTGCGCCATCCAGGTGCGGCTCTACGCCGAAGATCCCGGGAAAAATTTCCAGCCCGCTGCCGGTGTCCTGACCGAGGTGCACTTCCCGGAAACCGCCCGTTGCGACGGCTGGGTCGAGCGGGGGACCTCCGTCACCGCCTACTACGATCCGCTGCTGGCCAAGTTGATCGTTGCCGGCCGGGACCGGGCCGAGGCCCTGGAGCGGCTGCAGCGGGCACTGGCCGAAACCCGGCTGGCCGGGATTGAAACCAACCTGGAATACCTGCGCCAGATCGTCGCCGACCGGCGCTTCGCCGCCGGCGACCTCTTCACCCGGCTCCTCGACACCCTGGAGTACCGGGCAGCAACCATCGAGGTCCTCGCCCCCGGCACCTGCAGTACGATTCAGGACTATCCCGGCCGCACGGGCTACTGGGAGGTCGGCGTCCCCCCTTCTGGGCCGATGGACAGCCTCAGTTTTCGGCTCGGCAACCGGCTGCTCGGCAACCCGGAACAGGCTGCCGGTCTGGAGCTGACCATCACCGGCCCGACCCTGCTCTTCAATACCGCCACCGCCATCTGTCTGACCGGGGCGCCCATGCCGGCCACCCTCGACGGTATCGCCATCCCGTTCTGGAGCGTCGTGCCGGTCGCCGCGGGGGCAACCCTCAAGCTCGGCGCCATCACCGGGCCGGGACAGCGGAGCTATCTGACGATCCGGGGCGGCTTCGACGTTCCCGACTACCTCGGCAGCAAGTCGACCTTCACCCTCGGCGAATTCGGCGGCCACGGCGGCCGGGCACTCCGGACCGGCGACGTGCTGCACGTACTGCCGGCCGCAGCGCCGGCCTCCCCGGCGGTGCTGGCAGAGCCCCTCCGCCCGACGCTCACCGGCAACTGGGAGCTCGGCGTACTCTATGGCCCCCACGGCGCCCCGGATTTTTTTACCGAGGAGGATATCGCCACCTTCTTCGCCACCGACTGGGAGGTCCATTACAACTCCGCCCGCACCGGCGTTCGGCTGATCGGGCCGAAGCCGCTCTGGGCTCGAAGCGACGGTGGCGAGGCGGGACTCCACCCCTCGAATATCCACGATAATGCCTACGCCATCGGCACCATCGACTTCACCGGCGACATGCCGATCATCCTCGGGCCCGACGGACCGAGCCTGGGGGGATTCGTCTGCCCGGCCACAGTAGTCCAGGCGGAACTCTGGAAAGTCGGCCAGCTCAAACCGGGCGACCGGGTCCGCTTCCGCCGAATTTCGCAACGGGACGCCGAGGCGCTGGAACGGCACCAAGACGAGTTGCTCCACACCCTGACACCCGCGCCGCGCCCCTCCCTCGACGGGCCGGTAGCCGTGGCGACCAGCGGGCCGGTGGTGGCAACCCTGCCCGCTGTCGACGGGCGGCCGGCGGTGGTCTACCGGCGCTCGGGGGACAAATATCTGCTGATCGAGTACGGCGAGCCGCGAATCGATCTCACCTACCGGTTCCGCGCCCAGGCGCTCATGGAATGGCTGCGCGACCGGCTGCCGGCCGGAGTGATCGACCTGACCCCCGGCATCCGCTCCCTCCAGGTCCACTATGACAACCGGCAGCTGCCGCTGGACCGGCTGCTCGCCCAACTGGCGGCGGCGGAAGAGTCGCTGCCGTCGCTGGACGACCTGGTACTGCCGAGCCGGATTGTCCACCTGCCACTCAGCTGGGATGACCAGGCCACCCGGCTGGCGATCGAGAAGTACGACCAGTCGGTGCGGAAAGATGCCCCCTGGTGTCCGAGCAACATCGAATTCATCCGCCGGATCAACGGCCTGGCGTCGGTGACGGAGGTGCAGGAGATCCTCTTTTCCGCCCACTACCTGGTAATGGGGCTCGGCGACGTCTACCTGGGGGCGCCGGTTGCCACCCCCCTCGATCCCCGCCAACGGTTGGTGACCACCAAGTACAACCCGGCCCGGACCTGGACCCCGGAAAATGCCGTCGGTATCGGCGGCGCCTACCTCTGCGTCTACGGCATGGAGGGCCCCGGCGGCTACCAGTTCGTCGGCCGCACCGTCCAGATGTGGAACCGCTACCGGCAGACCCGCGAATTCGAAGCCGGCAAGCCATGGCTGCTGCGCCACTTCGACCAGCTCCGCTTCTACCCGGTTTCCCACGAGGAACTGCTCCGGTTACGCCGCGACTTCATCAACGGCACCTTCAGCCTACGGATCGAGGAGACGACCCTGTCACTCCGCGACTATCGCCGCTTCCAGGAAACGCACCGCGACGAAATCGCCGCCGCCAAGGAACGCCAGGCCCGGGCCTTCGAGGAAGAACGGCAGCGCTGGGAGGAGAGCGGCCAAGCCCACTTCATCTCCGAAAGTGCCGACTGCCTGGAAAGCATTGCCGAGGGAGAGGTGGCAGCCGGCTGCGAGCCGGTAGCCACCCCGGTAGCCGGCGTCGTCTGGAAGATCGCCGTCCGGCCGGGCGATACGGTCCGGGAGGGAGAATGCGTAGCGATCATGGAGAGCATGAAAATGGAAACCGCTATCCTCGCCACCTGCAGCGGTACCGTCGAACAGCTGTTCTGCACCGAGAACGCCTATCTGAACGCCGGCCGGCCATTGCTCAGCATCTGCCCGGAATGA